From Bradyrhizobium sp. NDS-1, the proteins below share one genomic window:
- a CDS encoding ABC transporter substrate-binding protein, whose product MQDFTRRTLLQGGTALAATGMLTGPALFDFAKAWAQSAPWKAEPGAKLTVMRWKRFVPAEDDAFNAMVAAFKAATGTEMNVFSESFEDVQPKASVAANTGSGLDLAWGLHTLPQLFPTKVLKMNDVADYLGNKYGGWTDAAAKTCKQGNDWLGIPVATNGGYMTYRKSALDKAGFKEFPKDFPGFLEMCKALKANNTPAGFALGHASGDGNSWLHWVLWGHGAYTVDQNDKIIINSPETAKALEYCKSLYEAFIPGTASWNDSSNNKAFLAGELYCTANGISIYVAAKTDASKKELAEDTYHALWPVGPVGKPSELQLALPILAFNFTKYPNAAKAFVAFMLEKENYEKWLDGAQGYLTQTLNGYESAPIWKADPKNAVFSQASKRTLPAAGIGTVGEKAATAIADFIVVDMFANYCTGTKDAKGAMAEAERQLKRIYR is encoded by the coding sequence ATGCAAGACTTTACCCGCCGGACTCTGCTTCAAGGCGGAACGGCACTGGCTGCAACCGGTATGCTCACCGGGCCGGCACTGTTCGATTTCGCCAAGGCCTGGGCGCAGAGCGCGCCCTGGAAGGCCGAGCCCGGTGCCAAGCTGACCGTGATGCGCTGGAAGCGCTTCGTGCCGGCGGAAGACGATGCGTTCAACGCAATGGTCGCGGCGTTCAAGGCCGCCACCGGCACCGAAATGAACGTGTTCAGCGAATCCTTCGAGGACGTGCAGCCGAAGGCCTCGGTCGCGGCCAATACCGGCTCCGGGCTCGATCTCGCTTGGGGCTTGCACACGCTGCCGCAGCTGTTCCCCACCAAAGTGCTGAAGATGAACGACGTTGCTGATTATCTCGGCAATAAATATGGCGGCTGGACCGATGCCGCCGCCAAGACCTGCAAGCAAGGCAACGACTGGCTCGGCATTCCCGTCGCGACCAATGGCGGCTACATGACGTACCGCAAGTCGGCGCTCGACAAGGCGGGGTTCAAGGAATTCCCGAAGGATTTTCCCGGTTTCCTCGAGATGTGCAAGGCGCTGAAGGCGAACAACACGCCGGCCGGCTTCGCGCTCGGGCATGCGTCGGGTGATGGCAATTCCTGGCTGCACTGGGTGCTCTGGGGCCACGGCGCCTACACGGTCGACCAGAACGACAAGATCATCATCAATTCGCCGGAGACGGCGAAGGCGCTGGAGTATTGCAAGTCGCTGTACGAGGCCTTCATCCCGGGCACGGCGTCCTGGAACGATTCCTCCAACAACAAGGCGTTCCTCGCCGGCGAGCTCTATTGCACGGCGAACGGCATCTCGATCTACGTCGCCGCCAAGACCGATGCGAGCAAGAAGGAGCTCGCCGAGGACACCTATCACGCGCTCTGGCCGGTCGGACCGGTCGGCAAGCCGAGCGAGCTGCAGCTTGCGCTGCCGATCCTCGCCTTCAACTTCACCAAATATCCGAACGCGGCGAAGGCATTCGTCGCCTTCATGCTGGAGAAGGAGAACTACGAGAAGTGGCTGGATGGCGCGCAGGGCTATCTGACGCAGACCTTGAACGGCTATGAATCGGCGCCGATCTGGAAGGCCGATCCCAAGAATGCCGTGTTCTCGCAGGCGTCCAAGCGCACTTTGCCGGCGGCCGGTATCGGTACGGTCGGCGAAAAGGCGGCAACGGCAATCGCCGACTTCATCGTCGTCGACATGTTCGCCAATTACTGCACCGGCACCAAGGATGCGAAGGGCGCGATGGCGGAAGCCGAGCGCCAGCTGAAGCGCATCTATCGCTGA
- the denD gene encoding D-erythronate dehydrogenase: MHVLVLGAAGMVGRKLCERLLRDGRLGKTDITKLTMHDVVEPKKPEKAGFPVETVSGDFAVPGAAEKLIAGRPDVIFHLAAIVSGEAELDFDKGYRINLDGTRMLLDAVRLVGGGYKPRVVFTSSIAVFGAPFPDAIGDEFFHTPLLSYGAQKAIGELLLADYSRRGFLDGIGIRLPTICIRPGLPNKAASGFFSNILREPLAGKEAVLPVSEDVRHWHATPRSAVGFLLHAGTMDLAAVGPRRNLTMPGLSATVGEQIAALKRVAGEKVAARIKREPDPFIVGIVGGWPRNFNAKRSLELGFTTAEKTFDDIIRIHIEDELGGNFVA; the protein is encoded by the coding sequence TTGCACGTTCTGGTTCTCGGTGCCGCCGGCATGGTCGGCCGCAAACTCTGTGAACGGCTGTTGCGCGACGGCCGGCTCGGCAAGACCGACATCACGAAACTGACCATGCACGACGTGGTCGAGCCGAAGAAGCCGGAGAAGGCCGGTTTCCCCGTCGAGACGGTGTCGGGCGATTTCGCCGTGCCGGGCGCGGCCGAAAAGCTGATCGCCGGCCGCCCGGACGTGATCTTCCATCTTGCCGCCATCGTCTCCGGCGAAGCCGAGCTCGATTTCGACAAGGGCTACCGCATCAATCTCGACGGCACCCGAATGCTGCTCGATGCCGTCAGGCTCGTTGGCGGCGGCTACAAGCCGCGCGTGGTCTTCACGTCCTCGATCGCGGTGTTCGGCGCGCCGTTCCCGGATGCGATCGGCGACGAGTTCTTCCATACGCCGCTGCTCAGCTACGGCGCCCAGAAGGCGATCGGCGAACTCCTGCTGGCCGACTATTCGCGCCGCGGCTTCCTCGACGGTATCGGCATTCGCCTGCCGACCATCTGCATCCGGCCCGGCCTGCCCAACAAGGCGGCATCGGGCTTCTTCTCCAACATCCTGCGCGAACCCCTGGCGGGCAAGGAAGCGGTTCTTCCCGTCTCCGAGGACGTCCGCCACTGGCATGCGACGCCTCGCTCCGCGGTGGGCTTCCTGCTCCACGCCGGCACGATGGATCTGGCCGCGGTCGGCCCGCGCCGCAATCTGACCATGCCGGGCCTGTCGGCGACGGTCGGCGAGCAGATCGCCGCGCTCAAGCGGGTTGCGGGCGAGAAGGTCGCTGCCCGGATCAAGCGCGAGCCGGATCCGTTCATCGTCGGTATCGTGGGTGGCTGGCCGCGCAATTTCAATGCGAAGCGGTCGCTCGAGCTCGGCTTCACCACGGCCGAGAAGACGTTCGACGACATCATCCGCATTCACATCGAAGACGAGCTCGGCGGCAATTTCGTCGCCTGA
- a CDS encoding sugar kinase, whose protein sequence is MASVACIGECMVELRQAQGGASAGQGGGLYSRGFGGDTLNTAVYLARHEVKVDYLTALGDDALSDEMIAAWTAEGVGTRRVVRLAGKLPGLYMIQTDAKGERQFFHWRDSAAARQLMSLPETDELLNSLMSYDIVYLSAITLSIYDASGRDRLFAAIKRARLLGTRFVFDTNFRARGWPDRDVAREAFASAFAAADIVLTSTEDLLALYPGESNEQLMARIPTPELVFRLPEPVSLLRFPGGTHEVRAEPMTNPVVDTTAAGDSFAAAYIAARLAGSDPVEAAQAGHRLASVVICYAGAIIPGYAMPPKKRHRPAATRQATK, encoded by the coding sequence ATGGCGAGCGTTGCTTGCATCGGCGAATGCATGGTCGAGCTCAGGCAGGCCCAGGGGGGCGCGTCTGCGGGGCAGGGTGGCGGCCTGTATTCGCGCGGCTTCGGCGGCGACACGCTCAACACCGCAGTGTACCTCGCGCGGCACGAGGTCAAGGTCGACTATCTCACCGCGCTCGGCGACGACGCCTTGAGCGATGAGATGATCGCGGCCTGGACTGCGGAAGGTGTCGGCACGAGGCGCGTCGTGCGCCTGGCCGGAAAACTGCCCGGCCTCTACATGATCCAGACGGATGCAAAGGGCGAGCGCCAGTTCTTCCACTGGCGCGACAGCGCGGCGGCGCGGCAGCTGATGAGCCTGCCGGAGACGGACGAGCTGCTCAATTCGCTGATGAGCTACGATATCGTCTATCTCTCCGCCATCACGCTCTCCATCTACGATGCTTCGGGGCGGGACCGCCTGTTCGCGGCGATCAAGCGGGCGCGCCTGCTCGGCACCCGCTTCGTGTTCGACACGAACTTTCGCGCGCGGGGGTGGCCGGACCGTGATGTCGCGCGCGAGGCGTTTGCTTCAGCGTTTGCGGCCGCCGACATCGTGCTGACCTCGACCGAGGATCTGCTCGCGCTGTATCCCGGCGAGAGCAACGAGCAATTGATGGCGCGCATCCCCACGCCCGAGCTGGTGTTCCGGCTTCCTGAGCCCGTCAGCCTGCTGCGCTTCCCCGGTGGCACCCACGAGGTCCGCGCCGAACCCATGACGAACCCCGTCGTCGACACCACGGCGGCCGGCGATAGCTTTGCCGCAGCCTATATCGCGGCCCGGCTGGCCGGTTCCGATCCGGTCGAGGCGGCCCAGGCCGGGCATCGCCTCGCCAGCGTCGTGATCTGCTATGCCGGCGCCATCATTCCGGGCTATGCCATGCCGCCCAAGAAGCGGCACCGGCCGGCGGCCACGCGCCAAGCGACCAAGTAA
- a CDS encoding carbohydrate ABC transporter permease codes for MTDLPASKVDLKAVISGPSRVDNSEGMSYLQSVPRRLVTLYLPLAIIVVVLLFPFYWMALTSVKPDEQLLDLDRYNPFWTWNPTFKHFHKLLFESYYPYWLWNTMYVAVCATVLSIIASVLAAYAIVRLRYKGANLVGGLIFLAYLVPPSILFIPLATVVFQYGLFDSPLALILTYPTILIPFSTWLLMGYFKTIPFELEECALIDGASRWQILTKIVLPLAIPGLISAFIFCFTLCWNEFIYALTFLQSTSNKTVPVAIVNEFVDGDIYRWGSLMAGALAGSLPLVILYAFFVEHYVSAMTGAVKE; via the coding sequence ATGACTGATCTTCCTGCCTCGAAAGTCGATCTCAAGGCCGTCATATCGGGGCCCTCCCGCGTCGATAACAGCGAGGGCATGAGCTATCTGCAGTCGGTGCCGCGCCGGCTCGTGACGCTGTACCTGCCGCTCGCGATCATCGTCGTGGTGCTCCTGTTTCCGTTCTACTGGATGGCGCTGACCTCGGTGAAGCCGGACGAGCAGCTGCTCGATCTCGACAGGTACAACCCGTTCTGGACCTGGAATCCGACCTTCAAGCATTTCCACAAGCTGCTGTTCGAGAGCTACTATCCGTACTGGCTCTGGAACACGATGTACGTGGCTGTCTGCGCCACGGTGCTCTCGATCATCGCATCGGTGTTGGCCGCCTACGCCATCGTGCGCTTGCGCTACAAGGGCGCCAATCTCGTCGGCGGGCTGATCTTCCTCGCCTATCTCGTGCCGCCGTCGATCCTGTTCATCCCGCTCGCCACCGTCGTCTTCCAGTACGGGCTGTTTGACTCGCCGCTGGCGCTGATCCTGACCTATCCGACTATCCTGATCCCGTTCTCGACCTGGCTCTTGATGGGTTATTTCAAGACCATTCCGTTCGAACTCGAGGAATGCGCGCTGATCGACGGGGCGAGCCGCTGGCAGATCCTGACCAAGATCGTCCTGCCGCTCGCAATCCCCGGCCTGATCTCGGCCTTTATCTTCTGCTTCACCCTGTGCTGGAACGAGTTCATCTACGCGTTGACGTTCCTGCAGTCGACCAGCAACAAGACGGTGCCGGTCGCGATCGTCAACGAGTTCGTGGACGGCGACATCTACCGCTGGGGTTCGCTGATGGCGGGAGCCCTGGCCGGCTCGCTGCCGCTCGTCATCCTTTACGCCTTCTTCGTGGAGCATTATGTGTCCGCGATGACCGGCGCCGTGAAGGAGTGA
- a CDS encoding CaiB/BaiF CoA transferase family protein, with protein sequence MGPLKGIKVVDMTTVLMGPYATQMLGDYGADVIKVESLDGDVTRLIGPMRHAGMGPVFLNTNRSKRSICLDLKKPAGREAVLRLIKDADVLVYNVRPQAMARLQLGYDVVSAINPRLVYAGVFGFGQDGPYAAKPAYDDLIQGATALPALMAQTGDGVPRYVPNALVDRIVGLTAVGAICASLVHRDRTGRGQRVDIPMFETMAGFVMGDHMGGLTYEPPLDKGGYARHLSRDRRPYKTSDGYLSVIVYNDKQWENFFKATARDDLRNDPKFATFAGRAANIDVVYAELACIFETRTTAEWIELLTKADVPVMPMHDLASILHDEHLEATNFFPVVTHPTEGPIRSMKVTATWSETEAEPVRLAPRLNEHGAEILREIGYSADEIAAMVRDGVTRSAPE encoded by the coding sequence ATGGGGCCGCTGAAGGGCATCAAGGTCGTCGACATGACCACCGTGCTGATGGGGCCGTATGCGACCCAGATGCTCGGCGACTACGGTGCGGATGTCATCAAGGTGGAATCGCTCGACGGCGACGTCACCCGCCTGATCGGCCCGATGCGTCACGCCGGCATGGGCCCGGTGTTTCTCAACACCAACCGCAGCAAGCGCTCGATCTGTCTCGATCTGAAAAAGCCGGCGGGACGCGAGGCCGTGCTGCGGTTGATCAAGGACGCCGACGTGCTCGTCTACAACGTCCGTCCGCAGGCCATGGCCCGGCTTCAGCTCGGCTACGACGTCGTGTCCGCGATCAATCCGCGCCTGGTCTATGCCGGCGTGTTCGGCTTCGGCCAGGACGGGCCCTATGCGGCAAAACCCGCCTATGACGACCTGATCCAGGGCGCCACCGCGCTCCCCGCCTTGATGGCGCAGACGGGCGACGGCGTGCCGCGCTACGTGCCGAACGCGCTGGTCGATCGCATCGTCGGCCTCACTGCCGTCGGTGCGATCTGCGCCAGCCTGGTGCACCGCGACCGCACCGGCCGCGGCCAGCGCGTCGACATTCCCATGTTCGAGACCATGGCCGGCTTCGTCATGGGCGACCACATGGGCGGGCTGACTTATGAGCCGCCGCTCGACAAGGGCGGCTATGCCCGCCACCTCTCGCGGGATCGCCGCCCTTACAAGACCTCGGACGGCTATCTCAGCGTCATCGTTTACAACGACAAGCAGTGGGAGAATTTCTTCAAGGCGACCGCGCGCGACGATTTGCGCAACGATCCCAAATTCGCGACCTTCGCGGGGCGTGCCGCCAACATCGACGTCGTCTATGCCGAGCTCGCGTGCATCTTCGAGACGCGCACCACGGCCGAGTGGATCGAGCTGCTCACCAAGGCCGACGTGCCGGTGATGCCGATGCATGACCTTGCCTCGATCCTGCACGATGAGCATCTGGAGGCGACGAATTTCTTCCCGGTCGTGACCCATCCGACCGAAGGGCCGATCCGCAGCATGAAGGTGACGGCGACCTGGTCGGAGACCGAGGCCGAGCCGGTGCGGCTGGCGCCGCGGCTCAACGAGCACGGCGCGGAGATTCTTCGCGAGATCGGCTATTCCGCCGATGAAATCGCCGCCATGGTGCGCGACGGCGTCACGCGCTCGGCGCCGGAGTAG
- a CDS encoding LacI family DNA-binding transcriptional regulator, whose amino-acid sequence MGRKRTKSGKIRLAEVAELAGVSPITASRFFRNPEALSIGKRTRVESAAKELGYVPNLAARALASQRTEVIGVLIPSLTNNVFSDVLRGIYDASEGNRYSIQLSNTRYSILQEEKLLRLFLAQKPAGLIVTGIDQTAESRAMLEAADCPIVQIMEIGPDPVDMMIGFSHYDAARAAVAHLFEQGHRKIGFVGARMDPRVQRRLDGYVSAMKDAGLFEQRQVVTTATPTSVTLGGALFTDLLAREPGLDAVFCANDDLALGVLFECRRRDIAVPDQIAIVGFNDLEFMASAVPTLTSVRTNRYEMGKTAATMLIEAIDGRRPEHPVLDLGFKVIERQSSSSRHSESRPAVSAVGAANKMVALPSSHD is encoded by the coding sequence ATGGGTCGAAAACGCACCAAGTCAGGCAAAATCCGGCTGGCGGAAGTCGCCGAGCTTGCCGGCGTCAGCCCGATTACGGCGTCCCGCTTCTTTCGTAATCCGGAGGCCCTGTCGATCGGCAAGCGGACGCGGGTCGAGAGCGCGGCCAAGGAGCTCGGCTATGTCCCGAACCTTGCGGCGCGCGCGCTGGCCTCGCAACGCACCGAAGTCATCGGCGTTCTGATCCCCTCTCTCACCAACAACGTGTTTTCGGACGTGCTGCGCGGCATCTACGATGCGTCCGAAGGCAACCGCTACTCGATCCAATTGTCCAACACACGCTACAGCATTCTCCAGGAGGAGAAGCTGCTGCGCCTGTTTCTCGCGCAGAAGCCGGCCGGCCTGATCGTTACCGGCATCGACCAGACCGCGGAGTCGCGCGCGATGCTGGAGGCCGCCGACTGCCCGATCGTGCAGATCATGGAGATCGGCCCCGATCCGGTCGACATGATGATCGGCTTTTCGCACTATGACGCAGCCCGCGCAGCGGTTGCGCACCTGTTCGAACAGGGGCACCGCAAGATCGGCTTCGTCGGCGCGCGCATGGACCCGCGGGTGCAGCGGCGGCTTGACGGATATGTCTCGGCCATGAAAGACGCCGGATTGTTCGAGCAGCGCCAAGTCGTCACGACCGCAACACCGACCTCCGTGACGCTCGGCGGCGCTCTGTTCACCGATCTGCTGGCGCGAGAGCCGGGCCTCGATGCGGTGTTCTGCGCCAATGACGACCTCGCGCTCGGCGTTCTGTTCGAATGCCGGCGCCGCGACATCGCGGTCCCCGACCAGATCGCGATCGTCGGCTTCAACGACCTCGAATTCATGGCATCCGCCGTCCCCACCCTCACCAGCGTGCGCACCAACCGCTACGAGATGGGCAAGACGGCCGCCACCATGCTGATCGAGGCGATCGATGGACGGCGTCCGGAGCATCCGGTGCTCGATCTCGGCTTCAAGGTCATCGAGCGGCAAAGCTCGTCGTCGCGCCATTCGGAGAGCCGGCCGGCCGTTTCAGCCGTAGGTGCGGCGAACAAAATGGTAGCGTTACCAAGTAGCCATGACTAG
- a CDS encoding carbohydrate ABC transporter permease encodes MSEDGAWTQLKHNRNWLGFWFMVPAMAFLIFFLAYPLGLGIWLSFTDTRIGRVGQFVGTENYEWLWDDSIFWLSVFNTLLYTFVASALKFAIGLYLALLLNENMPFKAMLRAMVLIPFIVPTVLSALAFWWIFDSQFSIISWSLKHLGLIDQNINFLGDTTWARICVIFANIWRGVPFVAITLLAGLQTVSPSLYEAATLDGATRWQNFRFITYPLLTPIIAVVMTFSVLFTFTDFQLIWAMTRGGPVNATHLMATLSYQRAIIAGQLGEGAAISSAMIPFLLAAIMVSWFGLQRRKWQQGENND; translated from the coding sequence ATGAGCGAGGACGGCGCCTGGACCCAGCTCAAACACAATCGCAACTGGCTCGGCTTCTGGTTCATGGTGCCGGCCATGGCGTTCCTGATCTTCTTCCTGGCCTATCCGCTGGGGCTCGGCATCTGGCTGTCCTTCACGGACACCCGCATCGGCAGGGTCGGGCAATTTGTCGGCACCGAGAACTATGAGTGGCTGTGGGACGATTCGATCTTCTGGCTGTCGGTGTTCAACACGCTGCTCTACACCTTCGTCGCCAGCGCCCTCAAATTCGCGATCGGACTCTATCTCGCGCTGCTGCTGAACGAGAATATGCCGTTCAAGGCGATGCTGCGCGCGATGGTGCTCATCCCCTTCATCGTGCCGACGGTGCTCTCGGCCTTGGCGTTCTGGTGGATCTTCGACTCGCAATTCTCGATCATCTCCTGGTCGCTGAAGCATCTCGGTCTGATCGATCAAAACATCAACTTCCTCGGCGATACGACCTGGGCGCGCATTTGCGTGATCTTCGCCAATATCTGGCGCGGCGTGCCTTTCGTGGCGATCACGCTGCTCGCGGGCCTGCAGACGGTGTCGCCGTCGCTCTATGAGGCAGCAACGCTCGACGGCGCCACACGCTGGCAGAATTTCCGGTTCATCACCTATCCGCTGCTGACGCCGATCATCGCCGTCGTGATGACCTTCTCGGTGCTGTTCACCTTCACCGATTTCCAGCTGATCTGGGCGATGACGCGAGGCGGCCCGGTCAACGCCACCCATCTGATGGCGACGCTGTCCTACCAGCGCGCGATCATCGCCGGGCAGCTCGGCGAGGGCGCGGCGATCTCGAGCGCCATGATACCATTCCTGCTCGCGGCGATCATGGTGTCCTGGTTCGGCCTGCAGCGTCGCAAGTGGCAACAGGGGGAGAACAATGACTGA
- a CDS encoding ABC transporter ATP-binding protein — protein MSSVQIRDVRKSFGNFEVLHGVTVPIEDGQFVVLVGPSGCGKSTLLRMLAGLENITSGTISIGDRVVNNVQPKERDIAMVFQNYALYPHMTVADNMGFSLKLRNAGSDEINKRVRRAAEILALTPLLDRYPRQLSGGQRQRVAMGRAIVRDPQVFLFDEPLSNLDAKLRVAMRTEIKELHQRLKTTTVYVTHDQIEAMTMADKIVVMHDGIVEQMGTPLELYDKPDNQFVAGFIGSPAMNFLKGHVRSNGVATFEGPNGVKLPLKSAPAASDGLPAVYGVRPEHFTIADDGAEAEIVVVEPTGSETQVFAKIGGEQVVAVFRERHQFNPGDKVRLKPDPSLVHLFDEATGKRLNA, from the coding sequence ATGTCGTCTGTGCAAATCCGCGACGTGCGGAAATCGTTCGGCAATTTTGAAGTCCTGCACGGCGTGACTGTACCGATCGAGGACGGCCAATTCGTCGTTCTGGTCGGCCCCTCCGGCTGCGGCAAGTCGACGCTTCTGCGCATGCTCGCCGGTCTCGAGAACATCACCTCCGGCACGATCTCGATCGGCGACCGCGTCGTCAACAATGTCCAGCCGAAGGAGCGGGACATTGCAATGGTCTTCCAGAACTACGCGCTCTATCCGCACATGACGGTCGCCGACAACATGGGCTTCTCGCTGAAGCTGCGAAATGCCGGCTCCGACGAGATCAACAAGCGCGTCAGGCGCGCTGCCGAAATTCTCGCACTGACGCCGCTGCTCGATCGCTATCCGCGCCAGCTCTCGGGCGGCCAGCGCCAGCGCGTCGCGATGGGCCGCGCCATCGTGCGCGATCCCCAGGTCTTCCTGTTCGACGAGCCCTTGTCGAACCTCGACGCCAAGCTGCGCGTCGCCATGCGTACCGAGATCAAGGAGCTGCACCAGCGGCTGAAGACGACGACCGTCTACGTCACCCACGATCAGATCGAAGCCATGACCATGGCCGACAAGATCGTCGTCATGCATGACGGCATCGTCGAGCAGATGGGCACGCCGCTCGAGCTCTACGACAAGCCTGACAATCAGTTCGTCGCCGGCTTCATCGGCTCGCCCGCGATGAACTTCCTGAAGGGGCATGTGCGCAGCAACGGCGTCGCCACCTTCGAGGGGCCGAACGGCGTCAAGCTGCCGCTCAAGTCCGCGCCCGCAGCGTCCGACGGCCTTCCCGCCGTCTACGGCGTGCGGCCCGAGCACTTCACCATTGCCGATGACGGCGCTGAAGCCGAGATCGTCGTGGTCGAGCCGACCGGCTCGGAGACGCAAGTGTTCGCCAAGATCGGCGGCGAGCAGGTCGTCGCGGTCTTCCGCGAGCGCCACCAGTTCAACCCGGGTGACAAGGTCCGGCTGAAGCCCGACCCGTCGCTGGTCCATTTGTTCGACGAGGCGACGGGGAAGCGCCTGAACGCGTAG
- the eda gene encoding bifunctional 4-hydroxy-2-oxoglutarate aldolase/2-dehydro-3-deoxy-phosphogluconate aldolase, with protein MPTAAQQNHLVALFRDATVIPVLTIERIQDAVPLARALVAGGVRTLEVTLRTPVAIEAARAMMAEVPEAVVGIGTILNPADFTRVEKLGVAFGISPGLTPDLLKAAAHSSLPFAPGIATASELMMALSHGFDVAKFFPAEQAGGIKGLRALGGPFPNVRFCPTGGVGEANAASWLAEPNVVAVGGSWLCPTAEIRAGNWAGITAICQRTLKALKAA; from the coding sequence ATGCCCACTGCTGCCCAACAGAACCACCTCGTCGCGCTATTCAGGGACGCGACCGTCATTCCCGTTCTCACCATCGAGCGCATCCAGGACGCCGTGCCGCTGGCACGGGCACTGGTCGCCGGCGGCGTCCGCACCCTGGAGGTGACCTTGCGCACCCCTGTGGCGATCGAAGCGGCGAGGGCGATGATGGCCGAAGTGCCCGAGGCGGTGGTCGGTATCGGCACGATCCTCAATCCGGCCGACTTTACCCGTGTCGAGAAGCTCGGCGTCGCGTTCGGCATCAGCCCCGGCCTGACCCCCGACCTCCTCAAAGCCGCCGCCCATAGCTCCTTGCCGTTCGCGCCGGGCATTGCCACAGCGTCCGAGCTGATGATGGCGCTGTCGCACGGCTTCGACGTCGCAAAGTTCTTTCCGGCCGAGCAGGCCGGCGGCATCAAGGGCCTGCGTGCCCTTGGCGGCCCGTTCCCGAACGTGCGGTTCTGCCCGACCGGCGGGGTTGGCGAGGCCAATGCGGCGAGTTGGCTCGCCGAGCCCAATGTGGTCGCGGTCGGCGGCTCCTGGCTGTGCCCGACGGCCGAGATCAGGGCCGGGAACTGGGCCGGCATAACTGCCATCTGCCAGCGCACGCTCAAGGCCCTGAAAGCTGCGTGA
- a CDS encoding acetyl-CoA acetyltransferase, with translation MTASIVGWAHTPFGKFDTETVESLVTRVANEALADAGISAGDVDEIVLGHFNAGFSPQDFTASLVLQADPKLRFKPATRVENACATGSAAVHQGLRAIDAGAAKIVLVVGVEQMTRTPSAEIGKNLLKASYLPEDGDTVGGFAGVFGKIASSYFQKYGDQSDALALIAAKNHKNGVANPFAQMRKDFGFDFCRAESEKNPYVAGPLKRTDCSLVSDGAAALVLADAETAKGMAKSIGFRATAHAQDFLPMSKRDILQFEGCTVAWQRALEKAGVTLSDLSFVETHDCFTVAELIEYEAMGLTPRGQGARAIKEGWTLKDGKLPVNPSGGLKAKGHPIGATGVSMHVMTAMQLAGQAPEGMQLKNAKLGGIFNMGGAAVANYVSVLEPLK, from the coding sequence ATGACCGCCAGCATCGTCGGATGGGCGCATACGCCGTTCGGCAAGTTCGACACCGAAACCGTCGAAAGTCTCGTCACCCGCGTTGCCAATGAGGCACTGGCCGATGCCGGCATTTCCGCCGGCGATGTCGACGAGATCGTGCTCGGCCATTTCAATGCCGGCTTCTCGCCGCAGGATTTTACCGCCTCGCTGGTGCTCCAGGCCGACCCGAAGCTGCGCTTCAAGCCGGCAACCCGCGTCGAGAATGCCTGCGCCACGGGTTCTGCCGCAGTGCATCAGGGCTTGCGCGCGATCGATGCGGGCGCTGCGAAAATCGTCCTGGTCGTCGGCGTCGAGCAGATGACGCGCACTCCCAGCGCGGAGATCGGAAAGAACCTGCTCAAGGCGTCCTATCTGCCTGAGGACGGCGACACGGTCGGCGGCTTCGCCGGCGTGTTCGGCAAGATCGCCAGTTCCTACTTCCAGAAATATGGCGATCAGTCCGATGCGCTGGCGCTGATCGCGGCCAAGAACCACAAGAACGGCGTGGCCAATCCCTTCGCCCAGATGCGCAAGGATTTCGGCTTCGACTTCTGCCGCGCCGAGAGCGAGAAGAACCCGTACGTCGCCGGCCCCCTGAAGCGCACCGACTGCTCGCTGGTCTCCGACGGCGCTGCGGCGCTGGTGTTGGCCGATGCCGAGACCGCCAAGGGCATGGCCAAGTCGATCGGCTTCCGCGCCACCGCGCATGCCCAGGACTTCCTGCCGATGTCCAAGCGCGACATCCTGCAGTTCGAGGGCTGCACGGTGGCCTGGCAGCGCGCGCTGGAGAAGGCGGGCGTGACCCTGTCCGATCTCTCCTTCGTCGAGACCCATGACTGCTTCACCGTCGCCGAGCTGATCGAGTACGAAGCCATGGGCCTGACGCCGAGGGGGCAGGGCGCCCGCGCCATCAAGGAAGGCTGGACGCTGAAGGACGGCAAGCTGCCGGTCAATCCGTCCGGCGGCCTGAAGGCCAAGGGCCATCCGATCGGGGCCACCGGCGTTTCCATGCATGTGATGACCGCGATGCAGCTCGCAGGGCAGGCGCCCGAGGGCATGCAGCTCAAGAACGCCAAGCTCGGCGGCATCTTCAATATGGGCGGTGCCGCGGTCGCCAACTACGTCTCCGTGCTGGAGCCGCTGAAGTAG